AGCCCGTGGTTTCATCCTCAGATTTTCAGTCATCAACTGGAAAATCCTCTTCCCTTTGTCAACAAGACCTGAAAACCTACACGCATTCAGCACTGCCAGAAATGTCACATGGTTTGGCACAACACCCTCAGCTATCAGCCTCTCAAACATCTCGATCGCCTTATCCCCCATGCCATGGTAGCCATATCCAGCAATCAGAGCGTTCCATGAGATCAAGTTCCTCCTAGGCATCCTCTCAAAGACATTCCTCGCGTCCTCCATCCTTCCCCACTTGCAATACAAGTCCACAAGTGCCGTGTTCCCAACAATGTCCAGTGGCAATCCCCTCTGGATCAAGCCAGCGTGCGCCTGCTTCGCGTGCTCCAGCAGCCCCAACCTAGAGAACACCCCTAGCATGGTCGAGAACGTGAACTGGTCCATGGCGACACGACTCCTGCACATCTCCTGGTACAGCTCCAGCGCCTCCTCGCTGCGTCCATGGAGCACATACGCCGCCAGCATGGAGTTCCACGCCACGACGCTCGCCCGTGGCAGCCCGTCAAACACCCGCCTCGCCTCATCAATCAAGCCGCACTTGCTATACATGTCAAGCAGCGCACACGCCAGGTACCGGTCAGCGACGTCACCGCACGCCCCTGCCTTGACAACGCAGCAGTGCAGCTGCTGCCCAGCTCGTGCCGACCCTGAGGCTGTAGCGGCGCGGAGAGCCACCACGAGGGACCTCGGTGGCGGCGCGTCCCCGTCCCCACCGGCCTCCTCCGCCAGCAGCATCTCCCGGAACAGCGCCAGCGCGGCGCGGGGTTGGCCCCGGTCGACGAGGCCGCCCATCATGATCCCCCAGGTGACGCCGTTCCTGTCGGGCATCCCGTCGAACGCCCGGCGCGCCTCGGCGAGCATCCCGCACTCGAGGTACGTCCGCAGGACGTGGTTGTGCGTGTACAGGTCGAGGTCGAAGCCCGAGCTCTCGACGTGCcaggccaccgccgccgccgcgccgggctcccgcagcgcggcggcggcgagcagcaGCGCGTGGTAGGTGCGCGCCGGGAGCGGCGTGAAGGGAAACCCCGCGCGGGCGAGGCGGAACAGGTGGAGCGCCTCGGCGTGCCGGCCCGCCGCCGCGTGCCGCTCGATGGTGGTGCAGAGGGCGGGCAGGTGGGCGGGGTTGGGCCTGGGCCTGCGCGCGGGGACGGGGCTCTGGCGCGGGAGGCGCGGGCGGGGCTTGAGTGGCTCCGTggaagaggaggagcaggaggtgGAGGGCGCGGCGGTGGCAGTGGAGGTGGAGGCGGCCTTGGGGCGGTGGGCGAGGAGGCGGAGGTTGGTGAGGGGCGGTGGCGCGAGCTGCAGGTCCATGGCGAGCCCAAGTGGTGGGGGGTTTTCCTTGGGTTTTGCGGATTAGGCTCCGCAGGTGAAGGTGGAGAGGACGAGCAGTGAGCCCCGTCAGTACAGTTTCCTGACATGTCGAGCCCACTTCGCAGGGACTCATTTGAAGGTTGGTTGACGAGGACTGCGCGCGGTGGTTTGTTTGGCCGCCGTATTTCTAAGTTTTCAATTTCAACAAGGCTGTccataaataattaaataagtGTACATCTCGTTTCTCGAGGAGTTAAACATTTTTtagtttaactaaatatatatataaatatattaatatttatcatatttaaGTATATATCATTAGATTGAGCATGAAACatactttcataatatacttatttgtaaatacaaatattgatattatttgatatatttctaatcaaacttaaaaaaaattgactcCTTAGGAAGCGAGATGTGCATTTATTTGTGCACGGAGGTAGTAGATCTTAAACTAAGGGGTGTTTAATTAGTTCCCTTTCGCCTCAAAATATTCTGGGTTTTGGTTTATCATTTTATATAATGAAACTAAACACTATTCAaaaattttggcaaaaaggGTCATTCTCATTTTGAATTTTGGTCtcaagagacaaaaaaaaaacacccaAAAGAGTCTCAAAAGATCCTCATGAGCACAATAAATTatgcattttggatggaactaaacataatCCTAAAAAGTTTACTATTTAACATTCTATCATTCCAAAGTAGTTAGCATAAAAATGCAGGCTACACTGATTAGGATCCTAGAATCACACCCTTGTAAAGCTGTAAAATTAATGCTATGTTTATTTTAAATTACGATGTTTTGGCTTTTTCGGATAAATAGATTTGTATGTTTTAGTTTTTTAGATAAATATGTTTTGCTCTACATTAAGAGATTCCTAATAAATAAGAAAATCAACGTATTTAGAAAaaccaaaacatcttataatttaaaaaaggAGAAGTAAATTCTAACAACTAGTTTTAGGATCAATTGGACTAATATGGTTTGGTAGCTAGTATATAAGGTATTTAGTCTTATATGGATGGATGTAAGGATAGACTTGGACAAAGGCCCATGTGAATATCAAGTGATTAGGAGAAGCGTGAGCCCCTTGAACCTTTTGATACCTCGAGGAAAGTACCATCATCGAGAGTTTGCACACTCTATCTCGTTTAAGCTTCCAATTGCTTTCCCAGATTAAGTGCTTTACACTTTCTACTCTAGCTTGCTAGGTTAATTGATAGTATATAAATCTAGAGTGTGCAAAACTCTTTGACGTTAGTTGATAGCATG
This window of the Sorghum bicolor cultivar BTx623 chromosome 7, Sorghum_bicolor_NCBIv3, whole genome shotgun sequence genome carries:
- the LOC110437386 gene encoding pentatricopeptide repeat-containing protein At5g50390, chloroplastic-like — translated: MDLQLAPPPLTNLRLLAHRPKAASTSTATAAPSTSCSSSSTEPLKPRPRLPRQSPVPARRPRPNPAHLPALCTTIERHAAAGRHAEALHLFRLARAGFPFTPLPARTYHALLLAAAALREPGAAAAVAWHVESSGFDLDLYTHNHVLRTYLECGMLAEARRAFDGMPDRNGVTWGIMMGGLVDRGQPRAALALFREMLLAEEAGGDGDAPPPRSLVVALRAATASGSARAGQQLHCCVVKAGACGDVADRYLACALLDMYSKCGLIDEARRVFDGLPRASVVAWNSMLAAYVLHGRSEEALELYQEMCRSRVAMDQFTFSTMLGVFSRLGLLEHAKQAHAGLIQRGLPLDIVGNTALVDLYCKWGRMEDARNVFERMPRRNLISWNALIAGYGYHGMGDKAIEMFERLIAEGVVPNHVTFLAVLNACRFSGLVDKGKRIFQLMTENLRMKPRAMHYACVIELFGREGLLDEAYSMIRRAPFTPTANMWGALLTASRIHKNMHLAKLAAEQLLAMEPEKINSYAVLLNLYVSSGRQDDACKVVETLKRKGLYIHNACTWITVKKTDHKFFFKDTLHPQSAEIYRRLHTLMKDVREAGYVAEENELLPDIYPDEQKVSSAYHSERLAIAFGLMSTAPQTPLRINQSHRLCRDCHKVIKFVAEVTKREIVVRDGSRFHHFKLGICSCGDYW